The genomic window GAACGCACGCTGAAGATCTCGGAGATCAAGGATTTAAAAGGAAAAAGTATCGTCACTTACCAAGGCGCGCATACTTTTTTGGGTAAGCCTTTTCAGATGGTAAGCAGCTCAGAGCCGAACATGTACCGCGAAGTCTCGCACCCTGCCGACCAGGCTAGACTATTGGCCACCGGGCAGTATGACGTCAGCGTCGGGGATATGTATATTTTCCTCAATAGCCTGCAAACTTGGGCTGATCCACGCTATACCCCTGAACAGTTTGAAATTCATAGACAGTTCCCTGATATTTACAGCCATATGGCGTTTCGCGAGCAATCGCTGTGCGATGACTTCAACGCCGCTTTACGTACCATCAAACAAAATGGCCGCTATGAAGCGGTTTACTCGCACTATCTTAAAAATCTCAGCCGTCACTAAGTCTATGCACGCTAGGCTCTGCACTTAGCCTACCAACTGCAATACGCAGCATTCATGCGCCTTGTAGACCAAAAAGCTTGTGCTAGGCGCATAAATACTGCGCCTGGCCCTCTGGAAACTTCTAAAAACCTAAAAACAAAAACTTTTCTCGCCGCAGAGGCGCAGAGGACGCAGAGAAAATCTTTGTTTTCCCCTCTGCGACCTCTGCGCCTCTGCGGCAAAGCTTTTCCCTGTGAGTCGCAATCACGGTTCCTTGGTTTTTAGAAGTCCCCCCCTCTCCCCCTATGTTTAGCTCTGTAATTCAGCTATCAATTCAGCGCTGTATTCAGCTCTCTCTTTGTCTCTTTTAAGCAATTGACATGTCTGTGCAAACTCCAGATAATAGAACGGTCGTTCATTTTTATTGCCACTTTTGTCATCGCCCGCACTTTACTCCCATCACGATCGTCGTTAAGAGAGAAGCACCATGACCGAGCAAGCCAGGATAGCCCAGCGTATTTGCCCATTTTGCGAGGCCTGTTGCGGGCTGGAGATAGAATTGGAGGGAAATAAAATCATGCGTATTCGGGCCGATAAGGCCGATGTTTTTAGCGCTGGTTTTCTATGCC from Undibacterium parvum includes these protein-coding regions:
- a CDS encoding substrate-binding periplasmic protein, coding for MNTPLRAVPKFKMPLLVCARLVAMLSAILLMSPVLHARELKIGVGNFPPYFSEKGNTGLFTDLIYETFKLLPQYQLKSLVPMSNYRLVIELNEGRVDGSANIFADAKITGCRSDPIFRYSDVAITRKERTLKISEIKDLKGKSIVTYQGAHTFLGKPFQMVSSSEPNMYREVSHPADQARLLATGQYDVSVGDMYIFLNSLQTWADPRYTPEQFEIHRQFPDIYSHMAFREQSLCDDFNAALRTIKQNGRYEAVYSHYLKNLSRH